The following DNA comes from Paraburkholderia hospita.
GCCAGCATGGCACATGCTGCCGAGACCCAAGCCCCGGCCGCCGCATCGGCCCAGCAGGCGCAAACGCCGGCAACAGCGTCCTCGGCATCGGCCCCGGTCGCTCAGGCGCCGGCTGCGCCGGCACCCGAAGCTCAGGCGTCGACGCCGGCACCTGAAGATCAGCCGGTCACGCTTGATTCGCTCCTGAATCCGCCGTCGAAGGCGACCACCGGCCTCACGGATCTGCGCATGCAGATGCTCACCGAAGCCGGCAAGACGGTAGGCTTCCGCGGCGGCATGGCCGCACGTGCGCGCGTACTTCGCGACGCGCTCAACGCACGCGCCGAGAACCTCGATACCATCTTCCAGTTCTCGCCGCTCATCAACCGCAACGGCACCATTCCTCCGGTTATCGTCGAGGCCCGCGAACTGTCGTCGTTCTCGCCCGACCAGATTCGCACCGCGAATCGCGTCTACAAGATCGAGAAGGAAGAGCGCTTCGTCAGCGTTCCGCCGACGTGGCGAGACTACCTGTTTGTCGGGCTCCCGATGAAGGGCGGTGTCGATCTTCCGACCTTCGATACTCGGCCGCAGAACGGCAACGAAGAGGCTGTTTGGCGCGATGCAGTCAAGAACGGGTGGAGCGCAGGTGAACAGCAGGCGGATGCGATCCTTGCCGCCAATTTCAACCGGCTCACGCGTGACTACACCGGCATGGTGCGGTACTCGACGCTCGTGCAGGAGGGCATGATCTCCACTACGCGCGTCGCTGAATCCCGTCAGACGGTCACTGGTGACGGCCGGCAACTCATGCTCGGCGATACCCTGCGCCGCGTGACGAGCAAGGCAACGTTCGAAACGAACCCGAACAAGTGGAGCCCAACCGTCAATCGCGGCGAACAGCCCGCGCCGAAGGTCGCACCAGTTCCGCAGTCGGGCACTGCGCCTGCTGCCAAACCACCGGCAACGCAGATCGAAGGCCGACCGCTTGGCGACGACGAGAAATGAGTGAACTCATCCAGTTCGAGCCCTACGATTTTCGGGGCGACGTGACCGCGCATACTTTCAAGCACTTCTTGAAATATTGCTCGGATTATGGCGTTTCGGACATTCTCGTGCAGGGCGGCGATTACGCATGGGTCGAAATTCACGGTCGTCAGCGGCAGGCGAGCACCCACACGATCAAGCAGGGCCATCTATCCAGCCTGCTCAGTTCAGTGTGGCAGGCCGAGGTCGAGAACAATGTGCGTGGCGGTCACGGCGCGGACCGCTCATTGGAGCTCGCCGGGGAAGAGCTTGGCATCGAGCGCGGCAAGTTCCTTCGTTTCCGCTGCAACTTCATCCAGGGTCGCGTGGCACGGTTCGACATGGCCTACGCGATCACCATGCGCCTGATCCCGTTCGACTTGCCCGACATTACCAAGATGGGCATCGAGCAGGAGCTGTTTGAGGCGTTCTATCCCGGCATGGGCCTCGTTCTCGTCTGCGGCCCGACCGGCTCGGGCAAGACCACACTTCAATCCGGTGTCTACGGCTATGCCGGCATCTACATGCCGGACCGCAAGGTCATCACCTACGAAGATCCGATCGAATTCGTGCTCGGCGGTGCGCACTGGAAAGGCCCGCAGCCGCACCAAGCTCAAGTTGGTCGCGACATCGAGAGTTTCGCCACTGGCCTGCGCAATGCCATGCGCCGCAAGCCGAGCATCATCGGCATCGGCGAAATGCGCGACCTTGAGACGATCGACGCTGCGATCGAGGCTGGTCTGACCGGCCACTTGACCTACGGCACCATGCACACCGAGTCGTGCGCCGAGACGATCAACCGCGCGATTCAGGTCTATCCACCGCAACAGCAGTCGGCCGTCGCTTCGCGTCTGCTCGGCTGCCTGCGTGTCATTGTCGTGCAGCGCCTGCTCAAGACAACTGACGGTAAGCGCGTTGCCGTTCGTGAGTTCGTGATATTCGATCGCGACTTCAAGAACGAGTTGCAAATGCAGCCTTACGACCAATGGGCACCGATAATCCGCGCACGTCTGGAGTCCCAAAAGGCGACGCTGGACGATAAGGCTTGGGCTCTCTACGAGGCTGGCCGTATCGACAAGAGCGAATTCATCGAACTGGCCGGCCATAAAGCATTCCGTATCCGTTCGCAGGAGGCAGCATGAGCATCTCCATCTGGCGCCACGCTTCGCAGACACCGACGTTGCTCGGCATTCCCTGCATCGCGTACATGCCCATCTTCGTTTGGCTGTTCCACATGCGTTGGTGGACCTTCTGGACCGCCGTGGGCGTGATCGTGTTCTTCGCCGTGCTGGCGAAGTTCGGCCTCACGTTCAAGGTCCTATGGCAGAAGTTCCTGCACCTGCTGCGCGGTTCGCGCATCTACGCCCGTCCGTGGTGGTATCGCAACCGCTTCCAGGATCACGAGTGATGCTCGAGCGAATCCGCATTTCCATTGCGCGTGCGAGCGAGATTCGCAACCTCGAGCGCCAAGTCGCAGCCTCGCCACGCGCGAAGGCGTGCAACATTCACCAGCTCGGCCACGATCGCGCCGTATGGCGCATCCCTGTACCAGGTCAGGCCGATCGTTACATGTCGGCATCCGCTGGCCACATCGGAAACGAGATGTTCGCGGTGCATGTCGACGCCGACGCCTTCTACCTCGCATGGTTGCGCAGCGACGAGCAGTGCGTTCTGCGCTCGCAGATGCCGCGCGACTACAAGTATGCGTATGCGGTCGACGGATTCGCGCAAGGCAGTTCCAATCCGGTACCGCTCGCCGACGTCGGCGCATGGAACGACGAGCGCGGCCGCACGCACATCGGCTTCACCAACGGAATCACGCGGAGCTTCTGGCTCATCTCCAATGGCGCTCCCTCGTTTCCGGTGCAGGTCCACGGGCGCGAGTCGGCCGAGCTGCTGCATCGCACGGCCGGAGCGACCCAAGGGCCGATCTGCTACGCGGATTTGTTCGCACCCGCCGACCTGCGAAACGCGCCGAACCGATCGTCCAGCCGCGCGCCGCGGCCATGATGTCTCTCAGCCTCTAGCACGGCCCTCGGATAACGCTAGAGGACTTCTCGCCGGCCCTTGTGGCCGGTTTTTTTTGCCCGGCAGAGGTCGCTCGCGCGCTGGCGCCGGGCAAAAGAAAAGGCCACCGAAGTGGCCTTTTGGCAGGATCGCGATTGGATCGTCATTTCCAGATATTGCTCCAGAAGGCCGACGATTGCGACGACCCTGCACTGGTCTGCTGCAACGACGGGCCACTGATCTGCGGCACGCTGCCAACGATCTGGCCAGCGCCCGTGCCATTCACAGCACTGCTGACCTGGCCGTTGATGCCGTTCATCACGCCGTTGATCTGGCCATTGACGTCACCGACGACGCCGTTGACCTGATCACTTGCGATCTGGCAGACCTTATTCTTGATCTGGTCGAAGATGTCAGAGAGGGACGGGAATTGCGGGGCGGTAAGCACCGAAGTGATACCGCCCACGCATTTTCCAAGAATGTCCGAGGAGGACCGTTCGCTTTGGGCAGTCTGCTGCGCAGCCTGTTTATCCCGATCGTAACCGCTCTGACTGCCTTGCGCAGCAGCGCTGCCGCTTCGGCAGGTCGCTGCCTGTACGCTGACAGCAGAGCACAGCAACAGCACGAATAACGCGCGTACATAGATTTTCATGGCGATTCCCTCGATGGATTAACAGGCGGCACGGCGTCAAGCCTTAGCGCGCGAACTACGGCGTGCTTTTGGAGCGCCGGCCGCGTCCTCCTTTGCTTTGGCTGCCGGCGCCGTCGGTTTTGGGCTCGCTTCTCCCGGAGCCGCGCTGCTCTTGCTGTCGTCTTTCGGACGCGCTTGACGCGCCTCCTGAAAGCCCAGCTTCCGGTGCAGCTCGTCGTCGACGTTCTTCGTGATCCGCGCTTTGATGACTTCGTTCCCGACGCTGAACAACACTTCGTCGAAGTATACGGGTTTCCCGTCCGAGCGACGGTTCACGGCGTTACCGAACCCGAGTTCCTTCCAGTTCGTGTCGTCGCCATTGCCATGCGGCTCGACGAGCTTCAGGAAGTTCGGCTTGATCTCGCCGGTCTCGGGATCAGGATTCTTGCGCTCGTTCATGTGCGCGATCACCTGGTGCTTCTCGTCGCCGACCTTGATGAAGCCCTGCAGATAGTCGCCGTTGCCCTTGAACAGCAGCGCCGTCGTGTCGAACTCGCCATTGTCGAGCTTGCGCACACCACGCAAGATCAATTTCGGCTCGTTCTCTTTTGATGCCTGATTGTCACTCATAGCAGTTACCTCACTGTTAGACGATTTCGCGCTAACTTCACCATTGCCCATTGCGTCGCGCAGGCGCAATTCGGATTCCGAACCGGATACAAAGCC
Coding sequences within:
- a CDS encoding type IV secretory system conjugative DNA transfer family protein, coding for MKRFVVAAIPLLVASMAHAAETQAPAAASAQQAQTPATASSASAPVAQAPAAPAPEAQASTPAPEDQPVTLDSLLNPPSKATTGLTDLRMQMLTEAGKTVGFRGGMAARARVLRDALNARAENLDTIFQFSPLINRNGTIPPVIVEARELSSFSPDQIRTANRVYKIEKEERFVSVPPTWRDYLFVGLPMKGGVDLPTFDTRPQNGNEEAVWRDAVKNGWSAGEQQADAILAANFNRLTRDYTGMVRYSTLVQEGMISTTRVAESRQTVTGDGRQLMLGDTLRRVTSKATFETNPNKWSPTVNRGEQPAPKVAPVPQSGTAPAAKPPATQIEGRPLGDDEK
- the traJ gene encoding plasmid transfer ATPase TraJ yields the protein MSELIQFEPYDFRGDVTAHTFKHFLKYCSDYGVSDILVQGGDYAWVEIHGRQRQASTHTIKQGHLSSLLSSVWQAEVENNVRGGHGADRSLELAGEELGIERGKFLRFRCNFIQGRVARFDMAYAITMRLIPFDLPDITKMGIEQELFEAFYPGMGLVLVCGPTGSGKTTLQSGVYGYAGIYMPDRKVITYEDPIEFVLGGAHWKGPQPHQAQVGRDIESFATGLRNAMRRKPSIIGIGEMRDLETIDAAIEAGLTGHLTYGTMHTESCAETINRAIQVYPPQQQSAVASRLLGCLRVIVVQRLLKTTDGKRVAVREFVIFDRDFKNELQMQPYDQWAPIIRARLESQKATLDDKAWALYEAGRIDKSEFIELAGHKAFRIRSQEAA
- the icmT gene encoding IcmT/TraK family protein, which codes for MSISIWRHASQTPTLLGIPCIAYMPIFVWLFHMRWWTFWTAVGVIVFFAVLAKFGLTFKVLWQKFLHLLRGSRIYARPWWYRNRFQDHE
- a CDS encoding plasmid fertility inhibition factor family protein, encoding MFAVHVDADAFYLAWLRSDEQCVLRSQMPRDYKYAYAVDGFAQGSSNPVPLADVGAWNDERGRTHIGFTNGITRSFWLISNGAPSFPVQVHGRESAELLHRTAGATQGPICYADLFAPADLRNAPNRSSSRAPRP